From the Leucobacter tenebrionis genome, one window contains:
- a CDS encoding ABC transporter permease, whose protein sequence is MTQTDTMVLAVRASGGKPRANGRNLATLGLLLPSLLLLASMFAYPLGTGIMQSFSDPTWGLDNYIWFFSSQANRDMLWRTLAVAGATTLFTLVIGYPYAYLMTLVGPTLRTVLLALVMLPFWVSALVRTFAWFVILQDAGALNQLLAMLGLEPLHLIRTPMGVMIGMTQVLLPFMVLPLYNVLRGIDRRLLTAAESMGARPASAFMRVFVPLSVPGIMSGAVIVFVTALGFYIFPALLGSPSEAMLSQAIFNETSRDLNFGHAGAIGVVLLLVLVAIALIGLLGMYLLRLRSRRLGKAEQ, encoded by the coding sequence ATGACTCAAACGGACACCATGGTGCTGGCCGTTCGCGCAAGCGGCGGGAAGCCGCGCGCGAACGGCCGGAACCTGGCGACGCTCGGTCTGCTGCTGCCCTCCCTGCTGCTGCTCGCATCGATGTTCGCATACCCCCTCGGCACGGGCATCATGCAGAGCTTCTCCGATCCGACGTGGGGGCTCGACAACTACATCTGGTTCTTCTCGTCGCAGGCGAACCGGGACATGCTCTGGCGCACGCTCGCGGTCGCCGGTGCAACGACGCTGTTCACGCTGGTCATCGGATACCCCTACGCGTACCTGATGACACTGGTGGGGCCGACGCTGCGCACCGTGCTGCTCGCTCTCGTGATGCTCCCGTTCTGGGTGAGCGCCCTCGTGCGCACCTTCGCCTGGTTCGTCATCCTGCAGGACGCGGGCGCGCTCAACCAATTGCTGGCGATGCTCGGACTGGAACCGCTGCACCTCATCCGCACGCCGATGGGTGTGATGATCGGTATGACACAGGTGCTGCTGCCCTTCATGGTGCTACCGCTCTACAACGTGCTGCGCGGCATCGACCGGAGGCTGCTGACCGCGGCCGAGAGCATGGGCGCGCGGCCGGCCAGTGCGTTCATGCGCGTCTTCGTGCCGCTCTCCGTGCCCGGGATCATGAGCGGCGCGGTGATCGTGTTCGTCACGGCTCTCGGCTTCTACATCTTCCCCGCTCTGCTGGGGTCTCCGAGCGAGGCGATGCTGTCTCAGGCGATCTTCAACGAGACCTCGAGGGACCTCAACTTCGGGCACGCCGGCGCCATCGGAGTCGTACTGCTGCTGGTGCTGGTCGCGATCGCACTGATCGGGCTGCTCGGCATGTATCTCTTGCGGTTGCGCAGCAGGCGACTCGGAAAGGCGGAACAATGA
- a CDS encoding ABC transporter permease has protein sequence MTRTLTRALLAIVGVLVALFMVLPLLIVVPLSFNERASFAFPPQKLSLKWYENFFTDPSWASGLANSVGIGLLVMLVSVVIGTSAALGLARMGKRSAGIMRALFLSPLIIPGVIIAVGIYTMFLYGQLVGTVAGFVAAHTLFAVPYVIISVGASLANFDRRLLDASASLGAGPVRTFLLVTLPGILPGVAAGALIAFVISFDEVLASLFIQSPLLKTLPVQMFSSLTRDTDPTMAAASTLILTITSIVVVIAVVSSARKKKS, from the coding sequence ATGACTCGCACCCTGACCCGCGCGCTCCTCGCGATCGTCGGTGTGCTGGTGGCTCTCTTCATGGTGCTGCCGCTGCTGATCGTCGTGCCGCTCAGTTTCAACGAGCGCGCCTCGTTCGCGTTTCCTCCGCAGAAGCTCTCGCTCAAGTGGTACGAGAACTTCTTCACCGATCCCTCCTGGGCCAGCGGCCTCGCCAATTCTGTCGGCATCGGTCTGCTCGTCATGCTCGTATCGGTGGTGATCGGCACGTCGGCTGCGCTCGGTCTCGCACGCATGGGGAAACGGAGCGCGGGCATCATGCGCGCCCTCTTCCTGTCGCCGTTGATCATCCCAGGAGTGATCATCGCCGTGGGCATCTACACGATGTTCCTCTACGGCCAGCTGGTGGGGACCGTCGCCGGGTTCGTTGCGGCGCACACGCTCTTCGCCGTACCTTACGTCATCATCTCGGTCGGGGCCTCGCTCGCGAATTTCGACCGCCGCCTTCTCGACGCGTCGGCAAGCCTCGGAGCCGGCCCGGTGCGCACCTTCCTGCTCGTCACGCTGCCGGGCATTCTGCCGGGCGTGGCCGCCGGTGCACTCATCGCCTTCGTCATCTCCTTCGACGAGGTGCTCGCGTCGCTGTTCATCCAGAGCCCGCTGCTCAAGACGCTCCCGGTGCAGATGTTCTCGAGCCTCACGAGAGACACCGATCCGACCATGGCAGCGGCATCCACTCTCATCCTGACCATCACGAGCATCGTCGTCGTCATCGCGGTGGTCTCCTCAGCCCGAAAGAAGAAATCGTGA
- a CDS encoding ABC transporter ATP-binding protein, with the protein MTKHTGNIGAPVELVGLTKRYGDKEVVRDLNVSIESGEFVTLLGPSGSGKTTTLNLIAGFTPITSGSIFVDGTDIGRTPAYKRGLGVVFQHYALFPHQSVLENVMFPLRRRGISRKESAKLARESLALVDLGGYENRRTSELSGGQQQRVALARALVYRPPLLLMDEPLGALDKRLRDSLQVEIKRIQREVGSTCVFVTHDQEEALTMSDRIAVFQEGEVVQFDRPEVLYRRPANLFVAQFLGDSVLVPGDVQRGSFSSDLGVRGIGAPSHPDGSAFLFVRPEQVDIAPSVREAPADAVALDAAVISQTFLGSSSRVELRLADGKTPVVARLSAQDTRQWAPGERAVVWFLERETQILRS; encoded by the coding sequence GTGACGAAGCACACTGGCAACATCGGAGCACCGGTCGAACTGGTCGGCCTCACGAAGCGCTACGGAGACAAGGAGGTGGTGCGCGACCTCAACGTCTCGATCGAGTCGGGGGAGTTCGTCACCCTGCTCGGCCCCTCGGGATCGGGTAAGACGACTACTCTGAACCTCATCGCGGGCTTCACTCCGATCACCTCGGGGAGCATCTTCGTCGACGGCACCGATATCGGCCGAACGCCGGCGTATAAGAGAGGGCTCGGCGTGGTGTTCCAGCACTACGCCCTGTTCCCGCACCAGAGCGTTCTCGAGAACGTGATGTTCCCGCTGCGGCGGCGCGGTATCAGCCGGAAGGAGAGCGCGAAGCTGGCGCGGGAATCGCTCGCTCTCGTCGATCTGGGCGGGTACGAGAACCGACGCACGAGTGAACTCTCGGGAGGTCAGCAGCAGCGGGTCGCACTGGCCAGGGCTCTCGTCTACCGTCCTCCGCTCCTGCTCATGGACGAGCCTCTCGGCGCGCTCGACAAGCGCCTGCGGGATTCGCTGCAGGTCGAGATCAAGCGTATTCAGAGGGAGGTCGGCAGCACCTGCGTCTTCGTGACCCACGATCAGGAGGAGGCGTTGACGATGTCGGATCGGATCGCCGTGTTCCAGGAGGGCGAGGTGGTGCAGTTCGACCGCCCCGAGGTGCTGTACCGTCGACCGGCCAACCTCTTCGTCGCGCAGTTCCTCGGGGATTCCGTGCTGGTGCCCGGAGACGTGCAGCGCGGCTCGTTCTCCTCCGATCTCGGTGTGCGCGGGATCGGTGCCCCGTCGCACCCCGACGGATCCGCATTCCTGTTCGTGCGTCCTGAGCAGGTGGACATCGCCCCGTCGGTGAGGGAGGCGCCCGCCGACGCCGTCGCGCTCGACGCCGCCGTGATCTCCCAGACCTTCCTGGGATCCTCGTCCCGCGTAGAACTGCGGCTCGCCGACGGGAAGACGCCGGTGGTGGCGCGGCTCTCGGCGCAGGACACCCGGCAGTGGGCTCCGGGGGAGCGCGCGGTCGTGTGGTTCCTGGAGCGCGAGACCCAGATCCTCAGGTCGTAG
- a CDS encoding helix-turn-helix domain-containing protein yields MDPKQERIRFGNRLRSVRKQRGLTLSVVAERADMTAGALSQIERGRSGVTVETVVRIAGALGVSTGSLFAEEEWTPQPLRKADRAQIAGSEGYVEDILSRRPDVSFEVFEVRYMPGASDAEKPYIHGDSEEFLLILRGRMKLLLDDEEFILEEGDSIELQTSLPHMVTNLYDGESAALWVISPPTSGRNGQGHSS; encoded by the coding sequence ATGGATCCCAAACAGGAACGGATACGTTTCGGAAACCGGCTTCGAAGCGTCCGCAAACAGCGGGGCCTCACGCTCTCGGTGGTGGCCGAGCGGGCCGACATGACCGCCGGGGCGCTCAGCCAGATCGAGCGTGGCCGCAGCGGGGTCACGGTCGAGACCGTCGTGCGGATCGCCGGCGCTCTCGGGGTATCGACGGGGAGCCTCTTCGCAGAGGAGGAGTGGACCCCGCAACCCTTGAGAAAAGCGGACCGGGCACAGATCGCCGGCTCGGAGGGATACGTCGAGGACATCCTGTCCCGTCGCCCCGATGTCAGCTTCGAGGTGTTCGAGGTGCGCTACATGCCGGGTGCGAGCGATGCGGAGAAGCCGTACATCCACGGCGACTCCGAGGAGTTCCTGCTGATCCTGAGGGGCAGGATGAAGCTGCTGCTCGACGACGAGGAGTTCATCCTCGAGGAGGGGGACTCCATCGAGTTGCAGACGTCGCTCCCGCACATGGTGACCAACCTCTACGACGGCGAGTCGGCAGCGCTCTGGGTGATCTCGCCGCCGACGAGCGGGCGGAACGGCCAAGGGCACTCGTCCTGA